DNA from Desulfuromonas sp. AOP6:
GCATGCCGAGATCGTGGAGATGGAAGGCCCCCTCACGGTGCGCATCGGCGATATAGCCCGGATAGATTTTGTTCAGCCAGTAGTTGCTGGTGATATTGGCGGCAATGTGGTTGTTGAGGCCCTGCAGCGAATAACCCATGTTGGCGTTCTCGTTGACGCGCCAATCCTCCTGGCTCAGGTAGGAATCGATCGCCTCGATCGACTCCTTCATGAACTCCTTGGTTCGGCGCAGATTGTCGTGCTGCTGCCGGTAGAGGATATAGGTTTTGGCGGTCTGGGCGTGGCCATTTTCGATGAGGCTCTTCTCGACCAGATCCTGCACATTTTCAACGGTGGGAATGCGGCCATCCTTGTAGATGACCTCCAGGATGCCGACGACCTGATGGGCAATACGGCCCGCCTTGTCCATGTCCTTGCCACCGACGGCGCGCACGGCCTTCTGAATGGCCTCATTGATCTTTCGTTCCTCAAAAGCGACCAGCCGGCCATCCCGTTTGCGAATGTATTCGAGCATCCCTCTTCCCTCCTTTGTGCGGAATCAACAGTGCGAATTTAGCACAGGAAGAAACCCTGTCAAGGCAAAAAACACAACATATAGACATTGCAAATTCACGCACCCACAATATCTGGTGATATAGCGGGCATAACCTGTGAAATAACGGTGGACAGAAACGGCCAAGTCCCCAATATTCTTGACCCTCCTGGAAAGGCGTGCTAAAGACTCTGGAATATCACCACACCAACAGGGATTTTACGATGGCCGATCTGACACGCTTCGGCATTTCCATGGATGAGCGACTGCTGTCGCGCTTCGATGAACTCATCACCGGCAAGGGCTACGTCAACCGCTCCGAGGCCATTCGCGATCTCATTCGCAATGCCCTGGTGGAAGACCGCTGGGCCCGGGATGACGAGGAAATCGTCGGCACGGTGACCCTGGTCTATGATCACCATACCCGTGATCTGGGAGACAAACTTATCGAGCGCCAGCATACCCACCATCAGGCCATCATCTCGACCCTGCATGTCCACCTCGACGCCCATCACTGTCTGGAGGTCCTGGTCGTCAAGGGGACGTCCGCCAAGGTCAGGCATTTGGCCGACGAACTCATCGGTACCCGCGGCGTCAAGCACGGCAAACTGGTCACTACCACAACGGGCCAGGACCTGGCCTGATCACCGGCGCGCGGAGGCACCTTGACGCCCACCCGTGCCACGAAAGCGCCATTCGTAACACCGAAGGCTCCGCCATGGCCCCTATC
Protein-coding regions in this window:
- the nikR gene encoding nickel-responsive transcriptional regulator NikR; amino-acid sequence: MADLTRFGISMDERLLSRFDELITGKGYVNRSEAIRDLIRNALVEDRWARDDEEIVGTVTLVYDHHTRDLGDKLIERQHTHHQAIISTLHVHLDAHHCLEVLVVKGTSAKVRHLADELIGTRGVKHGKLVTTTTGQDLA